A window of Terriglobales bacterium genomic DNA:
CGCTGACAAACGCCACCAACGGAATGCGCGCCTGCTGCCATTTCGTTCCGTTGTCCTCGGAGACGAACAGCTTGGTGTGGGTGATGGCCGCGATCCTCTCGCCGCTGCGGTGAACCGCAATGAAATCCTCGTGCGGCACACCGGTCTGCAGCATCCAGGTGGCTCCAGAGTTCTGGCTGCGGAAGAGACCCAGTGAGGTCGCCGCGAACCAGTGGTTGCCCTCAAGCGAGACATCCGGGACATGCAGGTTGCCATGCACCAGCGGCACCTTCATCCAGATGTGGCTCTTTTCGCTGAAGTGGAACAAGCCGCCGTTGGTCGCGGCGAACAGGTTGCCTTTGCTGTCCTGACGTACGACGAACACATCGTGGCCGCCCAGGCCGGCGCTCATCTGCGCCCAGTGCGCACCCTCATCCCGTGAAACGAAGATGCCACCGGAATCCTGGCCGTTCAGCAGGCCGGCGTAGATGACGCTGGGATTGTGGTTATCCACCAGAATCGAATTCACCTGGCGATGGGTGAAGCCGTGATTCGCCGGGGTGAAGGTGGCGCCTCCATTGGTGCTGTAGAGCACGCCCAAGCGGTCCGTCGCCAGCAGAACGATTTTCGAATCCGTCGGGCTGACCAGCACGTCGTTGATCACCAGGTTGGCGGAAGAAGAGACCCGCTTCCAGGAGCGGCCGGCATCTACGGTCTTGTAGAGACCTTCGGTAGTGCCGGCATAGACGATCGAAGGATCACTGGGATCCTGTTTCAGCACGCGTGTGCGGCGCGCGGAGAAAGGAATGCCCTGAATCTTCTGAAACTGTTCACCCTCGGCCTCGCTGCGGTAGATACCGGAACAGGCGCTGGCGTAAACCAGGCTGGGCCGTTTCTTGTCGACGACGATCGAGAACACGTCGGAGTCGTCGATCATGCCGCGATTAATCTTGTGCCAGTTGGCTCCGCCATCGTTGGTCTTCCAAGCCAGGTGCCAGGTGCCGGCATAAATGACATCCGGGTTCTTGGGGTCGATGGCAACCGACTGGATGGTCTTGATGTCGGGATGGTTCTCGGGTGAAATTCGCTTCCAGGAATCGCCGCCATTATCGCTGCGGAAAACGTTTTCCAGGGTTCCCGCCACCAGCGTGTTGGGGTCCGATTCGGAGATGGTCAGCGACCGGATGGACTTGCCCTGCATTCCGGGCAGCGAGGTCCAGGTCTTGCCGCCATCCTTGGTGCGGAACAATTCTCCGCTGTTGCGCTCGATGCTCCAGCCCGCCACGTACATGATGCGGGAATCGGCAGGGCTGATCACGATGCTGTCCAAAACGTAGTCGAAGCCGCTGCCCAGATGGGCGAAGTGAGACCAGTTGTGCCCACCGTCTTCGGATACGTAGAGGCGTCCGGAACTGGTGCTGAGAAAGATGCGGTTAGGGTTTTCGGGAACATACGCCAGCCGGCGGACGTCACCACCATCCGGACCCAGAATCCTGGGCTCGGGGTTTTGCCCGGCAGTTACCACGGCAACTGCAAGCAAAACAAACAACAAAAGTTGACTCAGTTTGCACAAACGAAAAGACATGTACCCTCCAGCGGAAAAGTGCTCGGGGGAGGTACCCTGCTAAAGTGCCAGTGGTTGAAGAATTGGGCCAGATTACCTAAGCGGCGGGGGTCATGTCCGTGGGGGCACGTCCGCAGGGATTTGGAGGAGAATTCCCACCGTTAATTGGCAGCATTGGGAAGAACAGGCTATTGCAACGCCTTTCCGCCGAGGCGTGGGCTTCGCTGGTTTGCGGGGAGGCCGTTCCCGAAATCGATCCAAGAGTATTGAAACGCGGAATAAGTGGTTGTTTAAGAATTATGTGCTCAGGCGTCTTCTAGAATAGAGGCAGCGACTCACAGAACAAATTTCGTTCAAAATCCGTAACTAGTTAGCAATGCGAATGCTGGTGGACATCTTCGGGCAGACCCTGCGCACGCTATGGGCGCACAAAATGCGCTCTTTTTTGACGATGTTCGGGATTGCCTGGGGAGTTGGATCGCTGCTGCTGCTGGTCGGCTTAGGAGAGGGTTTTCGCGCCGGACAACGCAAGCAGCTCTCGACCATGGGCCAGAACATCATGTTCATTTTCCCCGGCAGGGTCCCGGCAGCGCCCGGCAGTCACACCGGGATGAGGCCTTACATGTTGACGTTCGATGACTACGTGGCCATCCGCAACGAGGCCAAATACATCCGGGATGTAGCTCCCGTCCTGATGCGGTCGGATATTCGGGTGGTAAGCGATTTCAACAACACCAACGGGCAGGTCACTGGAACCACACCGAACTTTGCCGATATTCGTTATCTGCCGATGGATACGGGACGGTGGTTGAACGAGCTCGACGATCAGCAGAAGAACACGGTTGCGGTCATCGGGGATGAAATGAATCGCAATCTTTTTCCTGGCCGTCCGGCTGTGGGCAGTACCATTCTGCTGAATGGAATCCGTTTTCAGGTTGTGGGCGTGCTGAGTAGTGTCGGAAAAAATGAAAACAACACCACAAACTTCCGAGTGTTCGTTCCCTACCACACCATGCACCAGTATTTTCCGCTGAAGGGAGAGAACAAGGAGAACTCGGTTTCATTCATCAATTTTCGACCACGCACCCGGGATGAGCACGAGTTGGCGAAGATGGAGGTGCGCAAAATCATCGCTCGCCAGCATGGGTTCGACTGGCGTGACGAGCAGGCCTTCGAGGACTGGGACACCATCATGATGGAGCAGATGGTGGGCAAGATCTTCGACGCCATGAACATGTTTCTCGGGGGTGTCGGCCTGGTGACGCTGGCGCTGGGCGCGATCGGAATCATCAACATCATGCTGGTCTCGGTCAGCGAGCGCACCAAAGAGATCGGATTGCGCAAGGCTTTGGGCGCTACCAATCGCGTGATCCTGACCCAGTTCTTTCTGGAAGGAGCTTTTCTGACGTTGCTGAGTGGCGGCATCGGTATTGGTGCCGCGGCAGGAATTATGGGCGCGCTGGGATTGTTACCCGCGCCCGAAGGTTTCGACACCCCCAAACTGGTGGCTTCGTCGGCCATGCTTGCCGTGACGTCGCTTTCTCTGGCCGGCATTGTTGCCGGCCTCTATCCGGCGCGCAAGGCAGCGCTGCTGGAGCCGGTGGAAGCTCTCAGGAAGGATTGACGTGATCAAAGATCTGCTCGGCCAAGCCTACGCTGCGATGCGCTTCAACGCTCGTCGCACCGCTCTTACCATGCTGGGCATGGCCTGGGGGATCGCCACGGTGGTTCTGCTGCTGGCCTACGGGGATGGCTTCGGGCGAGCCATCGACAGTATCTTCAGCAACTGGGGCGCAAAGATCGTCGGCTTCTTCCCCGGCCGAACCTCGCTGCAGGCCGGAGGGTCCAAGGCAGGGGTGCAGGTGCGTCTGACGCTCGACGATGTCGATCGTATTCAGAACAACGTTCCGGTCGTAAAGCACATTTCTCCCATCATGTTCAAGACCTGCACGGTGCAGAACGACACCCGTTCATTCCAGTTCGAGGTGCAGGGAATCTATCCCTCATTGCATCGCATTCTGAACCTCCCGGTGGACGAGGGGCGGCAGATCAATGACGAAGACATTTCGAATCGCGCCCGGGTGGTGGTGATTGGTTCAGAGGCCAAGACTAAGCTGTTCTCCGGTCGATATGCCCTGGGCGAGAAAATTCGTATCGACGGCATCAGTTATCAGATCGTTGGCATTGCGGCGCCGAAAATGCAGGAGGGAAACGACGACGTCAACCGCAAGCTTTATGTCCCCTTCACCACGTTCAGCGACCTGAAGGATATCCGTTATCTCGACGGAATCTGGCTGGACTATGAGGTGATGGACTATGAGAACGTGGAACGCGCGGTGCGCGAAACCCTCTCCTTTTATCACGGCTTCCGCGCCGATGACCGGCGCGCGGTGATGGCTTTCAACGCCATGAAGCAAGTGACGCAATTCCACATCATCACGATGGGTTTGAAGATCCTGCTGGCATTTATTGGTACGATCACTCTGGGAATCGGTGGCATCGGCCTGATGAATATCATGCTGGTTTCGGTGACTCAGCGCACAACCGAAATTGGAGTCGAAAAAGCGCTGGGCGCACGCCGCGGCCACATTCTGTTTCAATTTCTGGCGGAGGCTTTGATCATCACCTTCGCTGGAGGGGTGTTAGGGGTGATCCTTTCCTACGGCGTTTCGTTTGGCATCGGCAGGATCACGCTTTATAGCGCCCTGGCGAAGAACGCCGAGGCAGGCGATATCCGCCTCATCATTAACAGCAGCACGCTGGTGATCGCAACGATAATTCTTGCCCTGGTGGGATTGATCAGCGGAATGTTGCCGGCCATCAAAGCTTCCAATCTGGATCCGATCGAAGCCTTGCGCTACGAGTAGGCGGGAAGCACGTGCACACAGAATGTCCCTCAGCGGCTGAAGCCGGAATCCTCGCTGCCGCATAAATGCAGGGCTGAAGCCCTGCTCCACCCTTCGGAAAGTCAGGCGGGGGATCGGACGGAGTTATTCCCCGGTGCTGGAACTCGCAGATCCTTTGTGATCCGCCTGCGAGGTCTCTTCCAAAGCGGCGCGAGATCGTGAATAGCGCTTGTGGGCGAGCGTTCCCTCGGCATTGCGTTTAGCCGCAATTATCTCAGCTACGATTGAGATGGCGATTTCTTCCGGAGTTACCGCCCCGATCTCCAGCCCAATGGGGGCCATCACGCGTTGGAACTGTTCTGGGGTGAACCCTTCCTTCTCGAGTTCCTTGTAGATGGAAAGCACTTTGCGCTTGGAGCCAATCATTCCGATGTAGTGAGCCGAGGTGCCGATGGCCCAGCGCAGAACCCGCATATCGTCGCGATGCCCGCGGGTGACGATTACGAGATAGGTCGATTCGTTGGGCGTAATCCGCGCCATGGCCTGTTCGAAATCTTCCGCAATGATTTCGCGCGCGTCGGGAAAACGCTCACGATTGGCGTAAGCCTCGCGATCGTCGACGACGCTGACATCGAATCCGGCGAGCCGTGCCATTTTGTAGACGCTGGCCGCCACATGGCCCGCGCCAAACACATAGACATGAGAGATCGGCATCACCGGCTCGACATACACTTCAAGTGTGCCCCCGCAGACCAGGCCGGTGTCGTAACGGGGATTCTGATTGAGATTGAAGGTAAGCGTGCGCGGCTTTTCTTGCTCCATGACCTCGCGCGCGGCTTGCCACACCTCAGCCTCCACGCAGCCGCCGCCGATGGTGCCCACGATGGAGCCGTCATCGCGCACCAGCATTTTTGCGGTGTTGAACGACGGGATCGATCCGCGCACATTGATAATGGTGGCCAGAGCGCCGCGGCGTCCCTGGCGGCGAAGCTCGACGAGCTGCTCGTAGAGGTCCATCGCAGTCAAGTATGTTGGATGATGATGGGCAAGTCAAAGAAGCGCCCGGATGACAATCACGATTTTGATGTAATCTGGATGCCGACCTTTGTTGGGGTGAGATGGCGGCATGAGCCATTGCTCGCAATCGGTCCGAATACGACGAGAGAATCCGGTCTCTGCCTGGGATAATGGTGGCCCATCCGTTCAGGACCTGCTGGCTGAGGTCGTGGCGGGTGCTCCACCCTCGAAAGCAGCCGCGTTGAGGCTGTTGGAGTGCAGGCCCGACGAGTTGCCTGCTCTTTTGACAACCGCCGTAGCCCTTCGCCGGAAGTTCAAGTCCGAGGTTGTCACCTACTCCCGCAAGGTCTTCCTTCCCCTGACCAATTTGTGCCGCGATTACTGCGGATACTGCATTTTTCGGCGCGATCCCGGCCAGGCTGGCGCTCATACGATGACTCCGGAGGAAGTTCTCCAGGTAGCTCATGAAGGGGAAAAGCTCGGCTGCACGGAAGCGTTGTTCAGTCTCGGCGACAAGCCGGAATTGACGTTTCCTGAGATGCGCGAGACTCTGCGGCATCTCGGTTACAAGTCCACCCTGCATTACTTGGAAGCGATGTGCGAACTGGTGCTCCGCGAGACGCAGCTGATCCCACATGCGAACCCGGGGCTCATGAGCGCAGAATGGCTGGCGCGGCTACGAGCAGTTTCTCCAAGCCTGGGGCTCATGCTGGAGACTACCAGCGGGGCTTTGATGAAGTCCGGCGCCGCACATGATGGCGCTCCCGACAAAGTGCCATCGCGGCGGACGAAAGTTATTGAAGAGGCGGGAGAGCAGGGAATTCCTTTCACTACGGGAATTCTGATCGGTATTGGGGAAACCCTGGAAGACCGAGTCGATTCGCTGTTCCGCTTGCGGGAGATGCATGATCGCTACGGGCACATCCAGGAAGTTATCATTCAGAACTTTCGCGTGAAGCCTGGCATCCCCATGCAACGCCGGCCGGAGCCGAGCCTAACGGATATGCTGCGCACCGTCGCCACAGCGCGATTGATTTTGGGGGATATGAACGTGCAGGCGCCGCCGAATCTCTCCGCGCCGAATTACGAGAACCTTCTCGGCGCGGGCATTAACGATTGGGGCGGAATCTCGCCGCTGACGCCTGATTTCATTAATCCCGAGGCTCCCTGGCCGCACCTAAGAGAACTGGAGCGCCAGACGGCAGATGCTGGGTTCGTTCTTGAGCAGCGGCTACCGGTGTACCCGGAATTTGTCGCGGCTGCGCAACGGGGCGGCGGGCTGGGGGCGGAGCGGTTGCGCAGCGCGGCAGACCCCCACGGCTACGCTGCTCCGCGTTATGTGGAACCGTCCGTCCCCGAGGGGGATTCGCGACCCGCAGCTGGAGTACCGGCATGATTGTCGTCCTCAGCGGTGGAACCGGCGGCGCGAAGTTTGTGGCCGGGCTCAAGCAGGTCGTGCGCGCCGAAGATCTGACAGTCATAGTCAACACCGGCGATGACCTGCGCTGGTGGGGCCTGCATGTCTCGCCCGACGTTGATTCGATCACCTACGCGTTGGCGGGTGTTCTGAGTAAAGAGCGAGGCTGGGGATTCGAAGGAGATTCCTTCCGTTGCCTCGAACGGATGCGCGAGTTGGGCGTGCCTGGGTGGTTTCAGCTGGGAGATTGCGACCTGGCAACTCATCTTCGCCGAACACAGCTGCTTGCGGACGGCAAAACGCTTAGCCAAGCTACGGCTGAATTGGCGTCAACGATGGGCGTGCGATCAATTGTGCTGCCCATGACCGATGATCCGGTGGAGACGCGTGTGTTGACTGACAGTGGCGAACTCAGCTTTCAGGAATATTTCGTGCGTGAGCGCTACCGGGTTCCAGTGCGTGGGGTTCGCTTTGCAGGGGCAGAGGGCGCGAAACCTGCTCCCGGGGTGATCGCGGCGATCCGCGAGGCCGATGCGGTTTTTATTGCGCCGAGTAATCCGATCACCAGCATCGGCCCTATCCTCGCAGTGCCAGGAATTCGCGCGGCCTTGCGAGAGACTCGTGCTCCGGTAGCTGCGATCAGCCCGATTGTCGGAGGAGCAGCGGTCAGCGGTCCGGCGGGCGAGATGATGAGACTTAAGGGTTTTTCCGTTTCGGTTGCAGGGATTGCGGAAATCTACAACGACTTTCTTGCTGTGCTGATTGCTGACCAAATGGATCGCGTTTCAGTGCAGGCTGAGATTTCTGCCGTTCCGGTTCGGTTCACGCAAACCATCATGCGCTCGGACGAAGATAAAGCTGCGCTGGCGCGATTCGCGCTTGAAGTGATCGCTCCGCTTCGCGAGCGTGTTTCTATTCCACGAGCTGGTTAACCGCATGATCCTGGTTCCGGTGAAGAATTTCGCAAATGCCAAGCAGCGGCTGTCCCCGGTGCTGGAGGCTAGGGAACGCACCGCGCTCGCGAAGGCGATGTTCGAGGATGTACTGGCGACTTTAGCGCAATGCCAGAGCAGGCCTGAGGTGTCGGTGGTGACTGGTGATTCGCATGCGCGCAGAGTGGCCGAAGCCCACGGTTTCTCGATCATCGAGGAACGCGAAAATCGCAGCGAGACCGACGCCATCGCCATGGCCAGCGCGGTTTGTGAATCCCAGGGAGTGAAATTCGTGATGGTGGTTCCTGCTGACATCCCCCTGATGACGGCAGCCGAAGTTGATACTGTGCTGGCGCGAGCACCGCAGGAGGGAAGCGTGCTGGTGCCGGCTGCCGACCGCCGTGGCACGAATGCGATCGTGAAGAGTCCCCTAAATCTTTTCCCTCTGCGGTTCGGCAACGACAGCTTTCAACCCCATCTTGCTTCGGCGCAAGCCAGCGGTAAACCAGTAGTGGTGCTGGAGCTCCCAGGCATCGCACTGGATATCGATCGTGCGGACGATCTGGCGCAGCTAATTACCGCTCCCATCAGGACTCGGACCCAGCGGCTGCTTGCAGCCTGGAATCTGTCGGAGCGCCTGCAGCAGGCATGGCAAGCTCGTCCGGCACATGCCTGAAATCCGCGCCATCCCACTCGAGGGCGTCGGTGAAGTGCGTCCCGGTGTGGATATATCTGAACTGGTGCTACAGGCAACGCGAAAGAAGCGTCAAAAGCTCCAGCCGGGCGACATTCTGATCATCACCCATAAAGTCGTCTCCAAGGCGGAAGGCCAGATCATCCCGCTGAGCAGCGTGAAGCCCAGTCCCGCGACACAGCGCTGGGCCAAGAAGTTCAAGCTGGATGCGCGCGTGGTGCAGTTGGGTTTAAATGAGAGTCGGCGAATCGTTCGACGCCGCAATGGCATTACGATCGCCGAAACCCGCCACGGCTTTGTCTGCGCGAATGCCGGTGTGGATGCTTCTAACGTCGATGGCGGACAAAGCGCGGTCCTGCTTCCGCGAGATCCCGATGGTTCGGCACGCCAGATTCATCGGCGAATAAAAAGCCGCGTCGGTTTTTCGGTCCCGGTCATCCTAACCGACAGCTTCGGGCGGCCATGGCGGGAGGGTCTGACCGAAGTTGCCATCGGTGTGGCGGGAATGAAGCCGCTTCGCGATTACCGCGGGCAGCGTGACGCGCACGGTTATCGCTTACGTGTTACGGTGGATGCCATCGCCGACGAACTCGCCTGTATGGCGGGTCTGGCTTGTGGAAAGCTGTCGCGTGCCCCAGCGTGTATCATTCGCGGATATCCTTACCAGCGGGGACGGGGAAGTGGGCGCGATCTGATCCGTCCTGCTAAGCGGGATCTGTTTCGCTGAGGAGATATGGAAAGCCTGGATTTCGGCCGATTCGCCAGCTTCATTGATCACAGCTGGGATGAAATTGCATACCGCGTTTCTCCGTCCGTTCGGGAAGCATTGGAGCGGGTCCTTGCTACCGAAGATGGCGGCTGCCTCAGCAACGAAGAATGTCTACGCCTGGCAATGGCGGAAGGCGAGGATCTGCTCGGGTTAATCGCAGCCGCGGATCAGCTTCGGCGGCAAGTTGTGGGCGACATCGTTACCTACGTCGTGAATCGCAACATCAATTTCACCAATATCTGTTTCGTCGGGTGCAAGTTTTGCGCGTTCAGCCGTGGGCCGCTCGATCCCGATGCCAATTTCGATTCCCTCGACCGGGTTGCGGAAAAAGCGCGCGAGGCATGGCAGCTAGGGGCTACTGAAGTCTGCATACAGGGCGGCTTGCCCCGCGATCTTCCTCCTTCTTTCTACCGCGACATCCTGCGCGCGGTGAAGAGGGCGGTG
This region includes:
- a CDS encoding YCF48-related protein, with the protein product MSFRLCKLSQLLLFVLLAVAVVTAGQNPEPRILGPDGGDVRRLAYVPENPNRIFLSTSSGRLYVSEDGGHNWSHFAHLGSGFDYVLDSIVISPADSRIMYVAGWSIERNSGELFRTKDGGKTWTSLPGMQGKSIRSLTISESDPNTLVAGTLENVFRSDNGGDSWKRISPENHPDIKTIQSVAIDPKNPDVIYAGTWHLAWKTNDGGANWHKINRGMIDDSDVFSIVVDKKRPSLVYASACSGIYRSEAEGEQFQKIQGIPFSARRTRVLKQDPSDPSIVYAGTTEGLYKTVDAGRSWKRVSSSANLVINDVLVSPTDSKIVLLATDRLGVLYSTNGGATFTPANHGFTHRQVNSILVDNHNPSVIYAGLLNGQDSGGIFVSRDEGAHWAQMSAGLGGHDVFVVRQDSKGNLFAATNGGLFHFSEKSHIWMKVPLVHGNLHVPDVSLEGNHWFAATSLGLFRSQNSGATWMLQTGVPHEDFIAVHRSGERIAAITHTKLFVSEDNGTKWQQARIPLVAFVSGMTMDAKGAIWLNSPQGVYRQEAGHDWALVPSTPDGKIASLVFDSHANSVLAITNTAHAVYASADGTKWQKVQQIGLPIRTVTLSNGHLLAATSFDGVVSVNVADKYQGSSPVQSGGGN
- a CDS encoding ABC transporter permease, giving the protein MRMLVDIFGQTLRTLWAHKMRSFLTMFGIAWGVGSLLLLVGLGEGFRAGQRKQLSTMGQNIMFIFPGRVPAAPGSHTGMRPYMLTFDDYVAIRNEAKYIRDVAPVLMRSDIRVVSDFNNTNGQVTGTTPNFADIRYLPMDTGRWLNELDDQQKNTVAVIGDEMNRNLFPGRPAVGSTILLNGIRFQVVGVLSSVGKNENNTTNFRVFVPYHTMHQYFPLKGENKENSVSFINFRPRTRDEHELAKMEVRKIIARQHGFDWRDEQAFEDWDTIMMEQMVGKIFDAMNMFLGGVGLVTLALGAIGIINIMLVSVSERTKEIGLRKALGATNRVILTQFFLEGAFLTLLSGGIGIGAAAGIMGALGLLPAPEGFDTPKLVASSAMLAVTSLSLAGIVAGLYPARKAALLEPVEALRKD
- a CDS encoding ABC transporter permease, producing MIKDLLGQAYAAMRFNARRTALTMLGMAWGIATVVLLLAYGDGFGRAIDSIFSNWGAKIVGFFPGRTSLQAGGSKAGVQVRLTLDDVDRIQNNVPVVKHISPIMFKTCTVQNDTRSFQFEVQGIYPSLHRILNLPVDEGRQINDEDISNRARVVVIGSEAKTKLFSGRYALGEKIRIDGISYQIVGIAAPKMQEGNDDVNRKLYVPFTTFSDLKDIRYLDGIWLDYEVMDYENVERAVRETLSFYHGFRADDRRAVMAFNAMKQVTQFHIITMGLKILLAFIGTITLGIGGIGLMNIMLVSVTQRTTEIGVEKALGARRGHILFQFLAEALIITFAGGVLGVILSYGVSFGIGRITLYSALAKNAEAGDIRLIINSSTLVIATIILALVGLISGMLPAIKASNLDPIEALRYE
- a CDS encoding XdhC/CoxI family protein is translated as MDLYEQLVELRRQGRRGALATIINVRGSIPSFNTAKMLVRDDGSIVGTIGGGCVEAEVWQAAREVMEQEKPRTLTFNLNQNPRYDTGLVCGGTLEVYVEPVMPISHVYVFGAGHVAASVYKMARLAGFDVSVVDDREAYANRERFPDAREIIAEDFEQAMARITPNESTYLVIVTRGHRDDMRVLRWAIGTSAHYIGMIGSKRKVLSIYKELEKEGFTPEQFQRVMAPIGLEIGAVTPEEIAISIVAEIIAAKRNAEGTLAHKRYSRSRAALEETSQADHKGSASSSTGE
- the cofG gene encoding 7,8-didemethyl-8-hydroxy-5-deazariboflavin synthase CofG produces the protein MSHCSQSVRIRRENPVSAWDNGGPSVQDLLAEVVAGAPPSKAAALRLLECRPDELPALLTTAVALRRKFKSEVVTYSRKVFLPLTNLCRDYCGYCIFRRDPGQAGAHTMTPEEVLQVAHEGEKLGCTEALFSLGDKPELTFPEMRETLRHLGYKSTLHYLEAMCELVLRETQLIPHANPGLMSAEWLARLRAVSPSLGLMLETTSGALMKSGAAHDGAPDKVPSRRTKVIEEAGEQGIPFTTGILIGIGETLEDRVDSLFRLREMHDRYGHIQEVIIQNFRVKPGIPMQRRPEPSLTDMLRTVATARLILGDMNVQAPPNLSAPNYENLLGAGINDWGGISPLTPDFINPEAPWPHLRELERQTADAGFVLEQRLPVYPEFVAAAQRGGGLGAERLRSAADPHGYAAPRYVEPSVPEGDSRPAAGVPA
- the cofD gene encoding 2-phospho-L-lactate transferase, with product MIVVLSGGTGGAKFVAGLKQVVRAEDLTVIVNTGDDLRWWGLHVSPDVDSITYALAGVLSKERGWGFEGDSFRCLERMRELGVPGWFQLGDCDLATHLRRTQLLADGKTLSQATAELASTMGVRSIVLPMTDDPVETRVLTDSGELSFQEYFVRERYRVPVRGVRFAGAEGAKPAPGVIAAIREADAVFIAPSNPITSIGPILAVPGIRAALRETRAPVAAISPIVGGAAVSGPAGEMMRLKGFSVSVAGIAEIYNDFLAVLIADQMDRVSVQAEISAVPVRFTQTIMRSDEDKAALARFALEVIAPLRERVSIPRAG
- the cofC gene encoding 2-phospho-L-lactate guanylyltransferase, whose translation is MILVPVKNFANAKQRLSPVLEARERTALAKAMFEDVLATLAQCQSRPEVSVVTGDSHARRVAEAHGFSIIEERENRSETDAIAMASAVCESQGVKFVMVVPADIPLMTAAEVDTVLARAPQEGSVLVPAADRRGTNAIVKSPLNLFPLRFGNDSFQPHLASAQASGKPVVVLELPGIALDIDRADDLAQLITAPIRTRTQRLLAAWNLSERLQQAWQARPAHA
- the cofE gene encoding coenzyme F420-0:L-glutamate ligase; amino-acid sequence: MPEIRAIPLEGVGEVRPGVDISELVLQATRKKRQKLQPGDILIITHKVVSKAEGQIIPLSSVKPSPATQRWAKKFKLDARVVQLGLNESRRIVRRRNGITIAETRHGFVCANAGVDASNVDGGQSAVLLPRDPDGSARQIHRRIKSRVGFSVPVILTDSFGRPWREGLTEVAIGVAGMKPLRDYRGQRDAHGYRLRVTVDAIADELACMAGLACGKLSRAPACIIRGYPYQRGRGSGRDLIRPAKRDLFR